The Leguminivora glycinivorella isolate SPB_JAAS2020 chromosome 7, LegGlyc_1.1, whole genome shotgun sequence genomic interval CTTTTCAATAACTCCAGCTAGCTCCGCTGGAAGTTTATCCGCCGCGCGCAGCTCGTCCAAACATAACACACTCGCGACGGAGCACCGGCCACTGCTCACAGTCGATAACTCGCGCACTTCGGAAACCTCGTTCTGTTCGTGTAACACTTTGTTCCCTTTATTCACGTACACCAACTCCGCCACACCTTCCAAGTTCTCTTGGCAAACTTTATCAGCAACAACTTTGATTTTATACACGCCGGGAGCTTTATTTGCATCCAAAATGAAATCTGCTCGCTCCCCTCGTCCCATTTCTATTGAATCCACATATTCAGGCTTTATTCTGTGGCCGTCCAATGTGACGACTCGCATTTGATGCTCTTCTATTGATAATTTTACAGAGCAGCTCTTAGAACCTCCACCATAGGCCAAACGGAATCGATATTTTTTTCCAGATTCAACTTTAAACTTCGATAAAGGGACATCTGGAGAATCTGCAGTTTTCCCTTTACCGTTAATCAGCAGTGATTCGGCATTAGGATTTTTTGAATTCAGTTCAGCAAGCGGTCCCATAGAGTGACCCCACTCCGCTATAAATATGGTATGTTCGGTAGCATCGACATCGTATAGTTTACGTAAGGGATCTAGTTTCGGAGACTGTCGAACGATGAAGGCGCCAGCGAGCCCATCGGCGGCGTCAGCGGCGGCATGCGCGTGGTACATGTGAGTTCCGACTTCTGACGCTCGGAATTTGTACTGGAACGTTGTGTACGCCGGCTGCGGGCATTGGGTGAGCATGGGAGCTCCATCCATGAAGGGCGTTTCTTTCTGCGGCTGACCCCGCCAGTGCATGGCCAGTGCATGTGCTGGAGCACGATGCACGACGTCTACCACAAGGATGTCGTTGTGGCAGACGTGTAAGGGAGGTGCAGGCAGTTCTCTATTTATCGTTAGCACTCCTCTTTCCCGACCGTCTGCAGAAATACACATTGCAGGACATTCCTCCCCGTTTTTTTCAGTGCAGCTCCCACATGACCTgcaattaaaaatagttaataCACGTCAGTCAGTTCAAACTGCATAACGGCTTTctaaagtacctatttataacaATGGGTTTTGTAACGTAATAAAAATAGATAGAAGAATAAAATGCCAGTCATGCGAAAACGTCTCCACAAAAAGCCTCTACATAACCGTACCTAACTATTtggattttatttttgcattagcGATGTCAAAGTGAATGTTAGTTCAATAAAGTATCTCGTCATGTTAAGTCAACACTCACTTGCTGAGAGTCTTATAGACTTCGATGACCAGCTTAACTCTGCAGATCATAGGCCAATCCAGTTCGTTACATTCGCGATCGCAGTTCTCGAAATACTCCTCTGAAAtagcaaaaataataattttagacattagctagctttaaGTTtggtcttagtttcttatataattatgtaaatatgttcatgtaaataaattataaaattaaatataggtaatcaattgaaatagatatcatacacgaaagaaaaaacgacaaggcccactggtggccgagccgggaatcgaaccaatcagcttacgcggctaattatcactagaccacccgcccgccgtaaTTTCTTCTGAtgaggctaggcgccttttgaccaactattctataaaataatttgatttattgcctatttgtttaaatatatttaGTTACTAGTTAGGTAATTGATTTCAGGATTCAAAAATACTACCTAATTACGTATACATTGAAATAATTATCATTTTAGTCAAAATTTTAAAAGCTTTAAGTTTCCTTTCATATCTTTTCAACAAAAAATGTGCATTTAtataaacaatattataaacggtAATATTGAAATGAACATGTATACCAGCCTAGGGTTAATAACACGACATAAATGAATACCTACgttactaaaaagaaaacattttCGGATATTTAgaagtaggtaattaattacctacataactAAACACtgaaaattattacatttattaattaaattttttgaaaaaaaccccgaccgcaacatagtaCCTAGAcccattttcatgaaacatggctaagaacactcccgactaactcagccctcagacaaaaaaaacaaatctaaatcggttcatcccttcgggagctacgatgccacagacagacacaaacacacatagacagaacaaacaaacagacagacagacacgtcgaacttagtgaccggccacaccagagcgtcgcgtgtctcggggcgcgcaacgggcgtccgcgccacgccgcttcagtgtaattcaaaaaacgcctcctcagtacattttgtataggaaagacaagacgcgccgcttggcggcgcgccttacgtccttcctagaCAAAATGACAATTACAAACGGACGTCCTTTGCGACAGACACGCGACACGTGGGAacgaacttataacaccccttcgtttttgcgtcgggggttaaaaagaagatTACACCTCTAAAAATGTTAATTCATGCAAACAAACAACCTCGTCGGTACCTAATGGAAACCGTACCCAAATCACCGGAAAACtttattacctacttacataacAATAATTATAGGATTGAGAACGATATTATTAAATCAAATTCTtgacagggtgcgtagccgaatggcacaaacgctcacgaaacgaaacgctcgtgcgtattggagtgacagagccagactacgtttcgtggcgtttcgttttcgtttcgcgtcgcagaaatgccattcggctacggggctagGACTTGAGGTGCCCTAGACTT includes:
- the LOC125228116 gene encoding laccase-2-like; protein product: MESEKKLIDACSAPMAKPNYMLMSLQRIFVLCVIIACVICVVYYTPMPEEYFENCDRECNELDWPMICRVKLVIEVYKTLSKSCGSCTEKNGEECPAMCISADGRERGVLTINRELPAPPLHVCHNDILVVDVVHRAPAHALAMHWRGQPQKETPFMDGAPMLTQCPQPAYTTFQYKFRASEVGTHMYHAHAAADAADGLAGAFIVRQSPKLDPLRKLYDVDATEHTIFIAEWGHSMGPLAELNSKNPNAESLLINGKGKTADSPDVPLSKFKVESGKKYRFRLAYGGGSKSCSVKLSIEEHQMRVVTLDGHRIKPEYVDSIEMGRGERADFILDANKAPGVYKIKVVADKVCQENLEGVAELVYVNKGNKVLHEQNEVSEVRELSTVSSGRCSVASVLCLDELRAADKLPAELAGVIEKIIYVPFNYSTRRISAKRVESWGQTDGHRFTYPASPLLTQASDVRPEALCKEGPGQGDECVHVKSVPLGSTVEVVMFDQGGESDHIFHLHGYSFYVVGIREFNSSLDKDTIIKMNEDDTLFPSKNLIDPIKKDTITIPKFGAVALRFKADNPGYWLMRDERSTHWTRGLDFILKVGEEGDFVQAPADFPKCGSYVGPEYFLI